Proteins encoded within one genomic window of Methanosarcina barkeri str. Wiesmoor:
- a CDS encoding A24 family peptidase C-terminal domain-containing protein encodes MIEILKILFSIPFLLYSCYSDLNSRRVSNKVWKYMLASGSGFVFYEILTGGLSYLMPLILSGVLVFTAVYLLFQVGAFGGGDAKGLIVLSILFPSYPVFSFSEKIYPLLGVPPIGIFTFTVLGNALLMTTLVPLGMFGYNLLHFSPEMIKNPLYMFIGYRTEISSLKYKKHLGLLEKFELDESGSLKKTFVRAGLNFDADQKPELEEYLKKGLIGKDIWVTPGLPFMLSITVGFITAVVFGDLIFYTVMNLIVS; translated from the coding sequence ATGATAGAAATCCTCAAAATCCTCTTCAGCATACCCTTTTTACTGTACTCGTGTTATTCTGACCTTAACTCCCGCAGGGTCTCAAATAAAGTCTGGAAATACATGCTTGCATCGGGTTCAGGGTTCGTTTTTTATGAAATTCTTACAGGCGGACTTTCCTACCTCATGCCTCTTATTTTATCAGGAGTTCTTGTTTTTACGGCCGTCTATCTCCTTTTCCAGGTTGGGGCTTTTGGGGGAGGGGATGCAAAGGGATTGATCGTGCTTTCCATCCTTTTTCCTTCTTATCCGGTTTTTAGCTTTTCAGAAAAAATATATCCCCTGCTAGGGGTTCCCCCTATAGGGATTTTCACTTTTACGGTCCTGGGAAATGCCCTCCTGATGACAACACTTGTTCCCCTCGGGATGTTCGGCTATAATCTCCTGCATTTTTCACCTGAGATGATCAAAAATCCGCTTTACATGTTTATAGGATACCGGACAGAGATTTCTTCTCTGAAATATAAAAAACACCTTGGCCTGCTTGAAAAATTTGAGCTTGACGAAAGCGGAAGCCTCAAAAAAACATTTGTCCGTGCAGGCCTCAACTTCGATGCGGATCAGAAACCTGAACTTGAGGAGTATCTGAAAAAAGGTTTGATTGGGAAAGATATCTGGGTTACTCCAGGCCTGCCATTCATGCTTTCAATTACAGTGGGCTTTATTACCGCAGTTGTCTTTGGAGACTTGATATTTTATACGGTCATGAACCTCATTGTAAGTTAA
- a CDS encoding DUF2254 family protein gives MNYPDDDTKNRKLVSHSIVYMILLVGCLYYLHLPEKYANILKVLYLISIIPLIVIIFIPNKSNLTWIKRILIYFIVMVISLFVSNAILSTFELFLNTTMGNTNIDNSRYMLSALIQSEAAIVAIVVTLTLVAVQQTSSSYSTRLIDIFKNRNPDFWILLIIYIGAIIYQLSILTNLNDNAISDGHIFFAYFLGLFSFIALIPYMLNTIDLLKPLTMMMFLSEKITKNNILSIETKDFDFFSGLYNRSSDNIFLNTEDLNVNNKDPVLPIIDIVNSSLMKHDYDTSRDGLLVLRKISFDILKNNDIKDEELEKIFNLFSKHFLSTGKLAIHKSDDECVILVLNWFYEIMMIFIERQKDSEASLALGRIGEIGKIAAEQRNMRMTVVSIRHFQAIIDTSSEINMKYLQRTVAHSLNDIGEISAQYKIRGVYHDILQPLSTIIYRDFVGTYMEEEYEEYSEEEFEEYVEEDKLLDEYFKELDKMPNDLVMLTLRGICRIGQVLYEKNMTDDLEYITTFIKVIINQAPKYGREDALNLASDFLSSSIKWK, from the coding sequence ACTTGTAGGTTGCCTTTATTATCTGCATCTACCTGAAAAATATGCTAATATTCTTAAAGTACTCTATTTAATATCTATAATTCCACTTATTGTAATAATATTCATTCCGAATAAATCAAATTTAACTTGGATAAAAAGAATACTTATTTATTTTATTGTCATGGTAATATCTTTGTTTGTATCAAATGCTATTTTATCAACTTTTGAACTTTTTTTAAATACGACTATGGGTAATACTAACATTGATAATTCTAGATACATGCTCAGTGCTTTAATACAAAGTGAAGCTGCCATAGTTGCAATAGTAGTTACACTGACTTTAGTGGCAGTTCAGCAGACATCATCATCCTACTCAACAAGATTAATAGATATATTTAAAAATAGAAATCCAGACTTTTGGATACTTTTGATAATATATATAGGAGCAATAATTTATCAACTTAGCATATTAACAAATTTAAATGATAATGCAATATCAGATGGTCATATTTTTTTCGCTTATTTTTTAGGATTATTTTCATTTATCGCTTTAATACCTTATATGCTGAATACAATTGATTTACTTAAACCTTTAACAATGATGATGTTTCTATCAGAGAAAATTACAAAAAATAATATTCTATCAATAGAGACAAAAGATTTTGACTTCTTCAGCGGTTTGTATAATCGTAGCTCAGATAATATTTTTTTAAACACTGAAGACCTTAATGTAAACAACAAAGATCCTGTTTTACCAATAATAGACATAGTAAATAGCTCGCTAATGAAACATGATTATGATACTTCAAGAGATGGTTTGTTAGTCTTAAGAAAGATTTCTTTTGATATATTGAAAAATAATGATATTAAAGACGAAGAGCTTGAAAAAATATTCAATTTATTCTCAAAACACTTTCTTAGCACTGGAAAATTAGCTATACATAAGAGCGATGATGAGTGTGTTATTTTAGTTCTAAACTGGTTTTATGAGATTATGATGATTTTTATTGAGAGGCAAAAGGATTCTGAAGCATCACTAGCGCTCGGTAGGATTGGTGAAATTGGAAAAATTGCAGCTGAGCAAAGAAATATGAGGATGACAGTTGTGTCTATTAGACATTTTCAAGCTATTATTGACACATCATCTGAAATAAATATGAAATACTTGCAAAGGACCGTAGCTCACTCTCTCAACGACATTGGCGAAATATCTGCTCAATATAAGATAAGAGGTGTATACCATGATATATTGCAACCACTTTCAACAATAATATATAGAGATTTTGTAGGCACGTATATGGAAGAAGAATATGAAGAGTACAGCGAAGAAGAATTTGAAGAGTATGTGGAGGAAGATAAATTACTAGATGAGTATTTTAAAGAACTTGATAAGATGCCTAATGATTTGGTTATGTTAACGTTGAGAGGAATATGTAGGATAGGACAAGTCCTGTATGAAAAAAATATGACTGATGACTTGGAATATATAACTACATTTATCAAAGTCATTATAAATCAAGCACCAAAATATGGTAGAGAAGATGCACTTAATTTGGCAAGTGATTTTTTAAGTTCATCAATAAAATGGAAGTAA